The following proteins are co-located in the Nomia melanderi isolate GNS246 chromosome 1, iyNomMela1, whole genome shotgun sequence genome:
- the LOC116429526 gene encoding peroxynitrite isomerase THAP4 isoform X1, with amino-acid sequence MNVKLPMHEALKPITWLYGTWRTIKPGSGKFPTIKSFKYCEEMSFKSIGQPMLNYTARSWYADSKQPIHYEMGFLRIIPDTNKVSLLLSHNRGIITIEEGVVEDEVIKLKTTSIQIPTKGAREPKVTKLQREFRLIGSCLQHTLCMATEATPELQEHLLATYVKDCDNVT; translated from the exons ATGAATGTAAAATTACCAATGCACGAGGCACTCAAACCAATAACTTGGCTATATGGTACGTGGAGAACTATAAAGCCTGGTTCTGGTAAATTTCCAACAATTAAGTCTTTTAAATATTGTGAGGAAATGAGTTTCAAATCAATAGGTCAACCAATGTTAAATTATACTGCAAGAAGTTGGTATGCAGATAGCAAGCAACCAATACATTATGAAATGGGATTTTTGAGAATAATACCTGATACAAATAAAGTGTCTTTATTATTGTCACATAATCGTGGCATTATAACTATTGAAGAAGGTGTAGTTGAAGATGAAGTTATTAAATTGAAGACCACTAGCATACAGATACCAACAAAAGGAGCAAGGGAGCCTAAAGTCACCaag CTACAAAGAGAATTTAGACTTATTGGAAGCTGTTTACAGCATACATTATGCATGGCAACTGAAGCTACACCAGAACTACAAGAACATTTACTTGCAACTTATGTTAAGGACTGTGATAATGtgacataa
- the LOC116429526 gene encoding peroxynitrite isomerase THAP4 isoform X2: MNVKLPMHEALKPITWLYGQPMLNYTARSWYADSKQPIHYEMGFLRIIPDTNKVSLLLSHNRGIITIEEGVVEDEVIKLKTTSIQIPTKGAREPKVTKLQREFRLIGSCLQHTLCMATEATPELQEHLLATYVKDCDNVT; the protein is encoded by the exons ATGAATGTAAAATTACCAATGCACGAGGCACTCAAACCAATAACTTGGCTATATG GTCAACCAATGTTAAATTATACTGCAAGAAGTTGGTATGCAGATAGCAAGCAACCAATACATTATGAAATGGGATTTTTGAGAATAATACCTGATACAAATAAAGTGTCTTTATTATTGTCACATAATCGTGGCATTATAACTATTGAAGAAGGTGTAGTTGAAGATGAAGTTATTAAATTGAAGACCACTAGCATACAGATACCAACAAAAGGAGCAAGGGAGCCTAAAGTCACCaag CTACAAAGAGAATTTAGACTTATTGGAAGCTGTTTACAGCATACATTATGCATGGCAACTGAAGCTACACCAGAACTACAAGAACATTTACTTGCAACTTATGTTAAGGACTGTGATAATGtgacataa
- the Kat60 gene encoding katanin p60 isoform X1, which translates to MCVQFVMNIWYKYTFFTLIMAISINEICENTKLAREMALTGNYDTSGVYYQGVVQQIHRLLASIADATRKAKWQLVQHQIVQEFEKVKATSNTLQLFKVETHGERLFGTSCLSFEEPTRDPTLWTYNNSDTSWSQAPVRDPDVWPPLTPTEQKNIRPLKNQPKQQNRTSIRKSVATGKKPDTKTVKRDDKKMPRKDDVNKEKSENEKVDIEVEERKFEPSGNDRDLVDLLERDIVQKNPNIHWDDIADLHEAKRLLEEAVVLPMWMPDFFKGIRRPWKGVLMVGPPGTGKTMLAKAVATECGTTFFNVSSSTLTSKYRGESEKLVRLLFEMARFYAPSTIFIDEIDSLCSRRGSESEHEASRRVKSELLVQMDGISSNSEDPSKVVMVLAATNFPWDIDEALRRRLEKRIYIPLPNHEGREALLKINLREVKVDFSVNLADIAKKLEGYSGADITNVCRDASMMSMRRKIAGLKPDQIRQLPKEELDLPVSASDFDEAVERCNKSVSQEDLEKYEKWMSEFGSS; encoded by the exons ATGTGCGTACAGTTTGTGATG aaCATTTGgtacaaatatacattttttacact aATCATGGCAATTTCAATCAATGAAATTTGTGAAAATACCAAACTGGCTCGTGAAATGGCATTAACTGGTAATTATGATACATCTGGAGTTTATTACCAAGGTGTTGTACAGCAAATCCATCGATTACTTGCAAGCATCGCAGATGCCACACGCAAAGCTAAATGGCAACTTGTCCAACATCAAATTGTtcaagaatttgaaaaagtaaaggCTACATCTAACACCTTACAACTTTTTAAAGTAGAAACCCATGGAGAGAGATTATttg gTACTTCGTGTTTGTCATTTGAAGAACCTACAAGAGATCCAACCTTATGGACATATAATAATTCAGATACATCTTGGAGTCAAGCTCCAGTAAGAGATCCAGATGTATGGCCACCTTTAACACCAACAGaacaaaa aaACATAAGACCATTGAAAAATCAACCGAAACAACAAAATCGAACTAGCATACGAAAATCAGTTGCCACAGGGAAAAAACCAGACACCAAAACTGTTAAAAGAGATGACAAAAAGATGCCAAGAAAAGATGATGTAAATAAA GAAAAATCAGAAAACGAAAAAGTTGATATAGAAGTAGAAGAACGGAAATTTGAGCCATCTGGAAACGATAGAGATTTAGTAGACTTATTAG aaAGAGATATTGTTCAAAAGAATCCGAATATTCATTGGGATGATATAGCTGATTTGCATGAAGCAAAGCGATTATTAGAAGAAGCAGTTGTTCTTCCCATGTGGATGCCAGATTTCTTTAAA GGAATTCGTCGTCCATGGAAAGGAGTACTTATGGTTGGACCACCAGGTACTGGGAAAACAATGCTTGCAAAAGCAGTAGCTACTGAATGTGgcacaacattttttaatgtatcaTCTTCTACCTTGACATCAAAGTATAGAGGAGAGTCTGAAAAACTTGTTCGCCTTCTTTTTGAAATG GCCAGATTTTATGCACCTAGCACTATATTCATAGACGAAATTGATTCCCTATGCTCTAGAAGAGGATCTGAATCTGAACATGAAGCTTCAAGACGAGTAAAGTCTGAACTTCTAGTTCAAATGGATGGTATAAGTTCAAACAG cGAAGACCCAAGTAAAGTGGTGATGGTATTAGCAGCAACAAATTTTCCATGGGATATTGATGAAGCTCTTCGCAGACGTTTAGAGAAACGTATATATATACCACTACCAAATC ATGAGGGCAGAGAAgcattattgaaaattaatctaCGTGAAGTAAAAGTAgatttttctgtaaatttagCAGATATTGCAAAGAAATTGGAAGGTTATTCTGGTGCAGATATTACAAATGTTTGCAG AGATGCGTCCATGATGTCCATGCGAAGGAAAATTGCAGGATTAAAGCCAGATCAAATTAGACAACTGCCAAAAGAAGAATTAGATTTACCTGTATCTGCTTCAGATTTCGATGAAGCTGTAGAAAGGTGTAATAAGAGTGTTTCTCAAGAAGATTTAGAGAAGTATGAAAAATGGATGAGTGAATTTGGTTCATcctga
- the Kat60 gene encoding katanin p60 isoform X2, producing the protein MCVQFVMNIWYKYTFFTLIMAISINEICENTKLAREMALTGNYDTSGVYYQGVVQQIHRLLASIADATRKAKWQLVQHQIVQEFEKVKATSNTLQLFKVETHGERLFGTSCLSFEEPTRDPTLWTYNNSDTSWSQAPVRDPDVWPPLTPTEQKNIRPLKNQPKQQNRTSIRKSVATGKKPDTKTVKRDDKKMPRKDDEKSENEKVDIEVEERKFEPSGNDRDLVDLLERDIVQKNPNIHWDDIADLHEAKRLLEEAVVLPMWMPDFFKGIRRPWKGVLMVGPPGTGKTMLAKAVATECGTTFFNVSSSTLTSKYRGESEKLVRLLFEMARFYAPSTIFIDEIDSLCSRRGSESEHEASRRVKSELLVQMDGISSNSEDPSKVVMVLAATNFPWDIDEALRRRLEKRIYIPLPNHEGREALLKINLREVKVDFSVNLADIAKKLEGYSGADITNVCRDASMMSMRRKIAGLKPDQIRQLPKEELDLPVSASDFDEAVERCNKSVSQEDLEKYEKWMSEFGSS; encoded by the exons ATGTGCGTACAGTTTGTGATG aaCATTTGgtacaaatatacattttttacact aATCATGGCAATTTCAATCAATGAAATTTGTGAAAATACCAAACTGGCTCGTGAAATGGCATTAACTGGTAATTATGATACATCTGGAGTTTATTACCAAGGTGTTGTACAGCAAATCCATCGATTACTTGCAAGCATCGCAGATGCCACACGCAAAGCTAAATGGCAACTTGTCCAACATCAAATTGTtcaagaatttgaaaaagtaaaggCTACATCTAACACCTTACAACTTTTTAAAGTAGAAACCCATGGAGAGAGATTATttg gTACTTCGTGTTTGTCATTTGAAGAACCTACAAGAGATCCAACCTTATGGACATATAATAATTCAGATACATCTTGGAGTCAAGCTCCAGTAAGAGATCCAGATGTATGGCCACCTTTAACACCAACAGaacaaaa aaACATAAGACCATTGAAAAATCAACCGAAACAACAAAATCGAACTAGCATACGAAAATCAGTTGCCACAGGGAAAAAACCAGACACCAAAACTGTTAAAAGAGATGACAAAAAGATGCCAAGAAAAGATGAT GAAAAATCAGAAAACGAAAAAGTTGATATAGAAGTAGAAGAACGGAAATTTGAGCCATCTGGAAACGATAGAGATTTAGTAGACTTATTAG aaAGAGATATTGTTCAAAAGAATCCGAATATTCATTGGGATGATATAGCTGATTTGCATGAAGCAAAGCGATTATTAGAAGAAGCAGTTGTTCTTCCCATGTGGATGCCAGATTTCTTTAAA GGAATTCGTCGTCCATGGAAAGGAGTACTTATGGTTGGACCACCAGGTACTGGGAAAACAATGCTTGCAAAAGCAGTAGCTACTGAATGTGgcacaacattttttaatgtatcaTCTTCTACCTTGACATCAAAGTATAGAGGAGAGTCTGAAAAACTTGTTCGCCTTCTTTTTGAAATG GCCAGATTTTATGCACCTAGCACTATATTCATAGACGAAATTGATTCCCTATGCTCTAGAAGAGGATCTGAATCTGAACATGAAGCTTCAAGACGAGTAAAGTCTGAACTTCTAGTTCAAATGGATGGTATAAGTTCAAACAG cGAAGACCCAAGTAAAGTGGTGATGGTATTAGCAGCAACAAATTTTCCATGGGATATTGATGAAGCTCTTCGCAGACGTTTAGAGAAACGTATATATATACCACTACCAAATC ATGAGGGCAGAGAAgcattattgaaaattaatctaCGTGAAGTAAAAGTAgatttttctgtaaatttagCAGATATTGCAAAGAAATTGGAAGGTTATTCTGGTGCAGATATTACAAATGTTTGCAG AGATGCGTCCATGATGTCCATGCGAAGGAAAATTGCAGGATTAAAGCCAGATCAAATTAGACAACTGCCAAAAGAAGAATTAGATTTACCTGTATCTGCTTCAGATTTCGATGAAGCTGTAGAAAGGTGTAATAAGAGTGTTTCTCAAGAAGATTTAGAGAAGTATGAAAAATGGATGAGTGAATTTGGTTCATcctga
- the Kat60 gene encoding katanin p60 isoform X3 produces MAISINEICENTKLAREMALTGNYDTSGVYYQGVVQQIHRLLASIADATRKAKWQLVQHQIVQEFEKVKATSNTLQLFKVETHGERLFGTSCLSFEEPTRDPTLWTYNNSDTSWSQAPVRDPDVWPPLTPTEQKNIRPLKNQPKQQNRTSIRKSVATGKKPDTKTVKRDDKKMPRKDDVNKEKSENEKVDIEVEERKFEPSGNDRDLVDLLERDIVQKNPNIHWDDIADLHEAKRLLEEAVVLPMWMPDFFKGIRRPWKGVLMVGPPGTGKTMLAKAVATECGTTFFNVSSSTLTSKYRGESEKLVRLLFEMARFYAPSTIFIDEIDSLCSRRGSESEHEASRRVKSELLVQMDGISSNSEDPSKVVMVLAATNFPWDIDEALRRRLEKRIYIPLPNHEGREALLKINLREVKVDFSVNLADIAKKLEGYSGADITNVCRDASMMSMRRKIAGLKPDQIRQLPKEELDLPVSASDFDEAVERCNKSVSQEDLEKYEKWMSEFGSS; encoded by the exons ATGGCAATTTCAATCAATGAAATTTGTGAAAATACCAAACTGGCTCGTGAAATGGCATTAACTGGTAATTATGATACATCTGGAGTTTATTACCAAGGTGTTGTACAGCAAATCCATCGATTACTTGCAAGCATCGCAGATGCCACACGCAAAGCTAAATGGCAACTTGTCCAACATCAAATTGTtcaagaatttgaaaaagtaaaggCTACATCTAACACCTTACAACTTTTTAAAGTAGAAACCCATGGAGAGAGATTATttg gTACTTCGTGTTTGTCATTTGAAGAACCTACAAGAGATCCAACCTTATGGACATATAATAATTCAGATACATCTTGGAGTCAAGCTCCAGTAAGAGATCCAGATGTATGGCCACCTTTAACACCAACAGaacaaaa aaACATAAGACCATTGAAAAATCAACCGAAACAACAAAATCGAACTAGCATACGAAAATCAGTTGCCACAGGGAAAAAACCAGACACCAAAACTGTTAAAAGAGATGACAAAAAGATGCCAAGAAAAGATGATGTAAATAAA GAAAAATCAGAAAACGAAAAAGTTGATATAGAAGTAGAAGAACGGAAATTTGAGCCATCTGGAAACGATAGAGATTTAGTAGACTTATTAG aaAGAGATATTGTTCAAAAGAATCCGAATATTCATTGGGATGATATAGCTGATTTGCATGAAGCAAAGCGATTATTAGAAGAAGCAGTTGTTCTTCCCATGTGGATGCCAGATTTCTTTAAA GGAATTCGTCGTCCATGGAAAGGAGTACTTATGGTTGGACCACCAGGTACTGGGAAAACAATGCTTGCAAAAGCAGTAGCTACTGAATGTGgcacaacattttttaatgtatcaTCTTCTACCTTGACATCAAAGTATAGAGGAGAGTCTGAAAAACTTGTTCGCCTTCTTTTTGAAATG GCCAGATTTTATGCACCTAGCACTATATTCATAGACGAAATTGATTCCCTATGCTCTAGAAGAGGATCTGAATCTGAACATGAAGCTTCAAGACGAGTAAAGTCTGAACTTCTAGTTCAAATGGATGGTATAAGTTCAAACAG cGAAGACCCAAGTAAAGTGGTGATGGTATTAGCAGCAACAAATTTTCCATGGGATATTGATGAAGCTCTTCGCAGACGTTTAGAGAAACGTATATATATACCACTACCAAATC ATGAGGGCAGAGAAgcattattgaaaattaatctaCGTGAAGTAAAAGTAgatttttctgtaaatttagCAGATATTGCAAAGAAATTGGAAGGTTATTCTGGTGCAGATATTACAAATGTTTGCAG AGATGCGTCCATGATGTCCATGCGAAGGAAAATTGCAGGATTAAAGCCAGATCAAATTAGACAACTGCCAAAAGAAGAATTAGATTTACCTGTATCTGCTTCAGATTTCGATGAAGCTGTAGAAAGGTGTAATAAGAGTGTTTCTCAAGAAGATTTAGAGAAGTATGAAAAATGGATGAGTGAATTTGGTTCATcctga
- the LOC116429527 gene encoding RNA-binding motif protein, X-linked 2 — translation MNPLTNVKNIQKLGEQDLLRNSKTSWHDQYKDSAWIFVGGLPYDLTEGDIVTIFSQYGEVVNINLIRDKDTGKQKGYGFLCYEDQRSTVLAVDNFNGTKILGRTIRVDHVANYKAPKDSKNIDEETKQLRKEGCAPKNI, via the exons atgaaTCCGTTAAC aaatgtaaaaaatattcagaagtTGGGCGAACAAGATTTACTGAGAAATAGTAAAACATCTTGGCATGATCAATATAAAGATAGTGCATGGATTTTTGTTGGTGGTTTACCATACGATTTGACAGAAGGGGACATTGTAACTATATTCTCTCA ATATGGAGAAGTAgtaaacataaatttaattagagATAAGGATACAGGTAAACAGAAAGGATACGGATTTTTGTGTTATGAAGATCAAAGGAGTACGGTTTTAGCCGTTgacaattttaatggaacaaaa aTTTTAGGAAGAACAATAAGAGTTGATCATGTTGCAAATTATAAAGCACCAAAAgattcaaaaaatattgatgaAGAAACCAAACAATTGAGAAAAGAAGGCTGTGCTCCAAAAAATATCTAG
- the hop gene encoding tyrosine-protein kinase hopscotch, with amino-acid sequence MENDRSATVYVANEEKELTVVIKYGQTIEDLCIKVCKSVGVGPVARHLFALRNHYTKLWYPLSHRLESKNKNKFDLRLRFKPSSLRRLQQIDTNAYDYYFQQARSDVMDNKVPDIVYERHKQELIGLGVCDMYRVMLEKRVPRETVESEYRKYIPKECIKRHAFFIKKPIHNALRKISGYDASYVKEQYLKQFECMAPNYPYEEYEVLMDRGLQNPPTKVMLRVNVDAVKYCETVATVWTTLCAIEDLCFVSIRQDNTVEISRKNGIPSYLKFTNNAHLMSFVSALDGYYRLAVKWTFNLCGEIVTPTLERLHKLKCHGPVGQEFSYAKLQQKRANKPGSYLLRESETEYNVFYLDACNKEGKLFTKRIEERVSSDDFIITGISGQYNSLAQCVASFKDTEGSSYLSECLPPSEYDKSSLLLCAPESAVSEVAADEEIVASVLETGPRCVPRNQLEIYKLFLRETQHYSPTALHRGIWRLTKGKKLEVALKILKQEEEANYTKEFLELAGKWCQLRSGTLARLYGLTVTPSIGMVLELVRLGPLDEYLRSSSSQTIKTVDMVEATACLATALWHLEENGVVHGNIRCNKLLVHAHTNNSFVVKLADPGLFVYTETDIHWLPPETYNDPDLARHSFRADVWAVGTTIWQIFARGATLLDFRNAAIMKRYYESGKRLPIPNSCPTEVYRLMLDCWGDSSGSRKQPQAIMRDINQILYQVYNSRRSHAYTTAFPKLFNSESKKLDEDHSDNTDSRSINSDSRSSSLFTENTSLPWNDTDDSMQCLMNTSENYIGSTEDLSAYLDWLSSARRESEGCSISQTRISNMNRIEHSTQALRIGHHGDLGEVIGRNEPGADDCGSRGSSDGSLGQLTGIYELDIDCNVILQGRIGQGFYGEVYRGTLERENGKDIEPQQVAIKKLKTRALEADIRDFEREIDIMKTLKHPNVVEILGVISEPEVCLVMEYVKHGSLQSYLAIHKQELTHRRLLGFALDIATGMDYLGSKSIVHRDLAARNILVADENKVKISDFGLAQVTGKNDYYILQTDRGLPIKWYAPESIRDGKFSTRSDVWSFGVTMYETFGFGEEPRLPGVDSSTERLQNEQEKGSTELLAALERGTRLPCPSTCPQAIYVKIMYPCWHWQSHQRPDFTALCKDIRDLLTEY; translated from the exons ATGGAAAACGATCGATCAGCGACCGTTTATGTTgcaaacgaagaaaaagaattgaCAGTTGTAATTAAGTATGGTCAAACAATTGAGGATCTTTGTATCAAG GTCTGTAAATCTGTAGGAGTAGGACCAGTTGCCAGACATCTTTTTGCGCTTAGGaatcattatacaaaactttgGTATCCATTATCACATCGTTtagaatcgaaaaataaaaataaatttgatctAAGACTTAGATTTAAACCTTCGAGTTTACGTAGATTACAGCAAATAGATACAAATGCCTATGACTATTACTTTCAACAAGCACGCTCAGATGTTATGGATAATAAAGTACCAGACATTGTTTATGAAAGACATAAACAAGAACTTATTGGACTTGGTGTTTGCGATATGTATAG aGTAATGTTAGAAAAAAGAGTACCCAGAGAAACAGTGGAGtcagaatatagaaaatatattcctaAGGAATGCATAAAACGTCatgcatttttcattaaaaaaccaATACATAATGCTCTCCGTAAGATTTCTGGATATGATGCAAGTTATGTTAAAGAACAATACCTTAAGCAATTTGAATGCATGGCGCCGAACTATCCATATGAAGAATATGAAGTGTTGATGGATAGAGGTCTTCAAAATCCTCCAACAAAAGTAATGTTGAGAGTTAATGTAGACGCAGTCAAGTACTGTGAAACTGTTGCTACTGTATGGACTACATTATGCGCAATTGAAGATTTGTGTTTTGTTTCTATAag ACAAGACAATACAGTAGAAATTTCAAGGAAAAATGGTATACCAtcgtatttaaaatttacaaacaatGCACATTTAATGTCCTTTGTTTCTGCCTTGGATGGCTATTATCGATTAGCGGTAAAATGGACATTTAATTTATGCGGTGAAATTGTTACTCCTACTTTAGAAAGACTGCATAAACTCAAATGTCATGGTCCAGTTGG gCAAGAATTCTCATATGCGAAACTTCAGCAAAAACGTGCCAATAAACCTGGCTCTTACTTACTTAGGGAAAGTGAAACAGAATACAATGTATTCTATTTAGATGCGTGTAATAAGGAAGGAAAATTGTTTACGAAAAGGATAGAAGAGCGAGTTTCATCGGATGACTTTATTATTACCGGTATTTCTGGCCAATATAATTCGTTGGCTCAATGTGTTGCATCTTTTAAAGATACCGAAGGAAGTTCATATCTCTCAGAATGTTTACCACCATCAGAATatg ATAAATCATCATTACTGCTTTGCGCTCCTGAAAGTGCAGTCAGTGAAGTAGCAGCTGATGAAGAAATTGTTGCATCAGTTTTGGAAACTGGACCGCGTTGTGTACCACGAAATCaacttgaaatttataaactttttttAAGAGAAACTCAACATTATTCACCAACGGCCCTTCATAGAGGAATTTGGAGATTAACTAAAGGAAAAAAATTAGAGGTCGcactaaaaattttaaaacaggaAGAAGAAGCTAATTATACAAAAGAATTTTTGGAACTTGCTGGAAAGTGGTGTCAATTACGGTCTGGAACACTTGCAAG ATTATATGGATTAACAGTCACACCATCGATTGGAATGGTTTTGGAATTGGTACGACTTGGTCCTCTTGATGAATATTTACGTAGTTCTTCCTctcaaactattaaaactgtagaCATGGTAGAAGCAACAGCTTGTTTAGCTACTGCGCTTTGGCACCTCGAAGAAAATGGTGTAGTTCACGGCAACATTAGATGCAATAAGCTCCTAGTACACGCTCACACTAATAACAGTTTCGTAGTAAAACTAGCTGACCCGGGATTATTTGTATATACGGAAACAGATATTCATTGGTTACCTCCTGAAACTTATAATGATCCAGACCTAGCTAGACACAGTTTCCGTGCAGATGTTTGGGCTGTTGGAACAACGATTTGGCAAATTTTTGCTAG aggAGCTACATTATTAGACTTTCGGAATGCTGCTATTATGAAAAGGTACTACGAATCTGGGAAGCGTTTACCAATTCCAAACTCTTGTCCCACAGAAGTCTATAGATTAATGTTAGATTGTTGGGGAGATTCGAGTGGTTCTAGAAAACAGCCACAAGCAATTATGAGagatataaatcaaattttatatcaaGTCTACAATTCTCGCCGAAGTCATGCTTATACAACTGCTTTTCCTAAATTATTCAACTCTGAATCAAAAAAGCTTGATGAAGATCATTCAGATAATACTGATAGTAGATCAATAAACAGTGATTCAAGGTCTAGTAGTCTATTTACTGAAAATACAAGCCTTCCCTGGAATGATACGGATGATA GTATGCAATGTTTAATGAATACTAGTGAAAATTACATAGGTAGTACTGAAGACCTTTCTGCGTATTTAGATTGGTTATCTAGTGCTAGACGAGAATCAGAAGGTTGCTCAATTTCTCAAACTAGGATTTCTAATATGAATCGTATTGAACACTCCACTCAAGCTCTTCGAATTGGACATCACGGTGACTTGGGCGAG gTAATAGGAAGGAATGAACCAGGAGCAGACGATTGTGGTTCTAGAGGAAGTAGCGATGGTTCTTTAGGTCAATTGACAGGCATATACGAATTAGATATAGATTGCAATGTAATTTTACAAGGCAGAATTGGTCAAGGTTTTTATGGAGAAGTTTATAGGGGAACTCTTGAAAGAGAAAATGGAAAGGACATAGAACCGCAACAAGTTgctataaagaaattaaaaactagAGCACTCGAAGCTGATATACGAGATTTTGAAAGAGAAATTGACATAATGAAG acCCTGAAACACCCGAATGTAGTGGAAATTCTTGGAGTAATATCGGAGCCAGAAGTCTGTTTAGTAATGGAATATGTGAAACATGGTTCACTGCAAAGTTATCTAGCCATTCATAAACAAGAACTGACGCATAGGAGATTGCTAGGTTTTGCTTTAGATATTGCAACAGGAATGGATTATTTGGGTAGTAAGAGCATTGTTCACAGAGATCTAGCTGCGAGAAATATCTTAGTTGCTGatgaaaataaagttaaaattagtGATTTTGGGCTGGCCCAAGTGACGGGAAAGaacgattattatattttgcaaaCAGATCGTGGACTTCCTATTAAATG GTATGCTCCTGAAAGCATTAGGGATGGAAAATTTTCTACTCGATCGGATGTTTGGTCTTTTGGTGTGACAATGTATGAAACATTTGGTTTTGGTGAAGAACCACGTTTACCTGGCGTCGATTCAAGTACGGAACGTCTACAAAATGAACAGGAAAAAGGAAGCACAGAATTATTAGCTGCATTAGAAAGAGGCACTCGTCTTCCTTGTCCTTCCACTTGTCCACAagctatttatgtaaaaatcatGTATCCTTGTTGGCATTGGCAAAGCCATCAGAGGCCAGACTTTACAGCTCTTTGTAAAGATATTAGAGATCTCCTTactgaatattaa
- the RpS30 gene encoding ribosomal protein S30, giving the protein MQLFIRGENTTVVESHENETIAELKNKILQLEGVSDVEFNLYCSGLLLTNETLVGELASKNLELTVPLPGGKVHGSLARAGKVKAQTPKVEKQEKSKKKTGRAKRRIQYNRRFVNVVQTYGRRRGPNANPNS; this is encoded by the exons ATGCAGTTATTCATTAGGGGTGAAAACACAACTGTTGTTGAGTCACATGAAAATGAGACTATAGCAGAATTGAAG AATAAAATTCTACAGTTGGAAGGTGTTTCAGATGTAGAATTTAATCTATATTGTTCTGGACTTCTTTTGACAAATGAAACTTTAGTTGGGGAACTTGCATCGAAAAATTTAGAATTGACAGTCCCTCTCCCTGGTG GTAAAGTCCATGGATCTTTAGCACGTGCTGGAAAAGTAAAAGCCCAAACCCCAAAG GTTGAGAAACAAGAAAAGAGTAAAAAGAAAACTGGCAGGGCTAAGAGGCGAATTCAGTACAATCGACGATTTGTCAATGTTGTTCAAACTTACGGCCGACGACGTGGACCAAATGCTAACCCTAATTCATAA